In one Brevibacillus choshinensis genomic region, the following are encoded:
- the ptsP gene encoding phosphoenolpyruvate--protein phosphotransferase encodes MSQKIMGVKASTGIAIGKVFLLANPELEIKMTPIEEPLAEIKRFQVALEKAKADLQGIAQHVEAEMGPDKVDIFKAHLLVLEDPELVDSVQSKIEQERVNAESALNEVASGFILVFEQMDNEYMKERAADIRDVTKRVMSYLLGVEFATPANLTEEVIIVAEDLTPSDTAQLDRRYVKGFVTDIGGRTSHSAIMARSLEIPAVVGTRDITRVARSSSTIILDGHEGIVILDPSEEEIAAYQRKKADDDAQKAELVKLVQQKTVTSDDHHVELAANIGSPQDLVGVLTNGAEGVGLFRTEFLYMGRDQFPTEEEQFQAYKQVLEQMEGKPVVIRTLDIGGDKHLSYLDMPEELNPFLGFRAIRLCLDNQDLFRTQLRALLLASVFGNLKIMFPMIATLEEFQQAKAILVEEKKGLQESGVAVSEQIEVGIMIEIPAAAMMADQLADEVDFFSIGTNDLIQYTMAADRMNERVAYLYQPYHPAVLRMIHLVIKAAHAKGKWVGMCGEMAGDPIAIPILLGMGLDEFSMSAASILPARKLLGRMSREEAAKHTNTVLTMSSSKQVEEFVRRTFEPINN; translated from the coding sequence ATGTCCCAAAAAATCATGGGTGTGAAAGCTTCTACAGGCATTGCCATCGGGAAGGTATTTTTGCTCGCCAATCCCGAGCTTGAGATCAAAATGACCCCCATCGAAGAACCTCTCGCGGAAATCAAACGTTTCCAGGTTGCTCTGGAAAAGGCAAAAGCTGATTTGCAAGGAATCGCCCAGCATGTGGAAGCGGAAATGGGTCCGGACAAGGTAGACATTTTCAAAGCGCATCTCCTCGTGCTGGAAGACCCCGAGCTGGTTGATTCTGTCCAGTCCAAGATCGAGCAGGAGCGGGTCAATGCAGAAAGTGCGTTGAATGAAGTGGCGTCTGGTTTTATCCTCGTTTTTGAACAAATGGACAATGAATATATGAAAGAGCGCGCGGCAGACATCCGCGACGTTACCAAACGCGTCATGTCCTACCTGTTGGGCGTGGAGTTTGCGACACCAGCCAATCTGACGGAAGAAGTCATTATCGTGGCAGAGGACTTGACGCCTTCGGATACGGCGCAGCTAGATCGTCGTTATGTCAAAGGATTTGTAACGGACATTGGCGGACGCACGTCTCACTCGGCGATTATGGCCCGCTCGTTGGAGATTCCCGCAGTAGTCGGTACGAGAGACATTACTCGTGTAGCACGTTCATCGTCTACGATCATTCTGGACGGACATGAAGGGATTGTCATTCTCGACCCGAGTGAAGAGGAAATTGCCGCTTATCAGCGTAAAAAAGCGGACGATGACGCTCAAAAGGCGGAATTGGTGAAGCTGGTCCAGCAAAAAACGGTCACCTCGGATGATCATCATGTCGAGCTTGCTGCCAATATCGGTAGTCCGCAGGATTTGGTGGGAGTCCTCACAAACGGCGCAGAAGGTGTCGGACTATTTCGTACGGAGTTCCTCTACATGGGAAGAGATCAATTTCCGACTGAAGAGGAACAATTTCAAGCATACAAACAGGTGCTCGAACAAATGGAAGGAAAGCCAGTGGTCATCCGTACGCTCGACATCGGTGGGGACAAACATCTTTCCTACCTCGACATGCCAGAAGAGTTGAATCCATTCCTCGGCTTCCGGGCCATTCGACTGTGTCTGGACAATCAGGACCTGTTTCGGACGCAACTACGCGCTTTGCTGCTGGCAAGCGTATTCGGCAATCTGAAAATCATGTTTCCGATGATCGCTACGCTAGAAGAATTCCAGCAAGCAAAGGCGATCCTTGTGGAAGAGAAAAAAGGATTGCAGGAAAGTGGCGTGGCTGTTTCTGAGCAAATCGAAGTGGGGATTATGATTGAGATTCCCGCTGCAGCGATGATGGCCGATCAGTTGGCTGATGAAGTCGATTTCTTCAGTATTGGAACCAATGACCTGATTCAGTATACGATGGCAGCAGATCGCATGAATGAACGGGTAGCGTATCTGTATCAGCCTTATCATCCTGCCGTCCTGCGTATGATCCATCTAGTGATCAAGGCTGCTCACGCCAAAGGCAAATGGGTAGGGATGTGCGGAGAAATGGCAGGCGATCCAATCGCCATCCCGATCTTGCTGGGGATGGGTCTAGATGAGTTCAGCATGAGTGCCGCCAGCATTTTACCCGCTCGGAAGCTGCTTGGCCGCATGAGCAGAGAAGAAGCGGCAAAACATACAAATACCGTTTTAACGATGAGCTCATCCAAACAAGTGGAGGAGTTCGTCCGGCGAACATTTGAACCCATTAACAACTAG
- a CDS encoding DEAD/DEAH box helicase, which produces MSTFLDFGLHQSVVKALSNMGFEEATAIQVQTVPVALQGRDLIGQAQTGTGKTAAFGIPLIERLNENSGNIQGVVLTPTRELAVQVAEEINKIAQFKNISALPIYGGQDITRQIKALKKRPQIIVATPGRFMDHMRRKTIRLDSIEIVVLDEADEMLNMGFIDDIKEILQEVPDNRQTLLFSATMPRAIQEIAQQFMTEPTLISVKSKEVTVPNIEQQYMEVAEKQKFDVLCRLLDIHSPELAIIFGRTKRRVDELSEALTKRGYGAEGIHGDLNQAKRDSVLRKFKEGTIEVLVATDVAARGLDISGVTHVFNFDIPQDSESYVHRIGRTGRAGKTGLAITFVTSREIDHLRLIERATNRRMERRSVPSMAEAMEGQQRMAIEKILEVSGRDNLQAYKTLAEQLLEDVDSVTLVSAALKLLTKEPDMTPIRLTEEAPLRVSKKKFPPKGKGTSGTSGGYGAKRPQRPRTGESRPRSGEFRPRTGESRPRSNDSRPRGERQR; this is translated from the coding sequence TTGAGTACTTTTTTAGATTTTGGATTACACCAATCAGTTGTCAAAGCACTTAGCAATATGGGATTTGAAGAGGCGACGGCCATCCAGGTTCAAACCGTTCCAGTGGCTTTGCAAGGACGTGACTTGATCGGTCAAGCACAAACGGGTACAGGGAAGACGGCAGCGTTTGGTATTCCGCTGATCGAAAGATTGAATGAAAATAGTGGGAACATTCAAGGTGTCGTGTTGACACCTACCCGCGAGCTGGCAGTGCAGGTAGCTGAAGAGATCAATAAGATCGCCCAGTTTAAAAACATCTCTGCTCTGCCTATTTACGGCGGACAGGATATCACTCGCCAAATCAAGGCGTTGAAAAAGCGTCCACAAATCATCGTGGCGACTCCGGGTCGTTTCATGGATCACATGAGAAGAAAAACGATTCGTCTGGATTCGATCGAGATCGTTGTATTGGACGAAGCGGATGAAATGCTGAACATGGGCTTCATCGATGACATCAAAGAAATTTTGCAGGAAGTACCTGACAATCGTCAAACCCTGCTGTTCTCGGCAACCATGCCGCGTGCGATCCAGGAAATCGCGCAGCAGTTCATGACCGAACCAACCCTGATTTCCGTGAAATCAAAAGAAGTAACCGTTCCGAATATCGAACAGCAATATATGGAAGTTGCTGAAAAGCAAAAGTTTGATGTGCTCTGCCGTTTGCTCGATATCCACTCGCCTGAGTTGGCTATCATCTTCGGTAGAACCAAGCGCCGAGTAGACGAATTGTCCGAAGCATTGACCAAGCGTGGTTACGGAGCAGAAGGTATTCACGGTGACTTAAATCAAGCGAAGCGCGACAGCGTTCTGCGTAAATTTAAAGAAGGTACGATTGAAGTGTTGGTAGCAACGGATGTTGCTGCACGCGGTTTGGATATCAGTGGGGTTACTCACGTATTCAACTTTGATATTCCACAAGACTCCGAGAGCTACGTTCACCGTATCGGTAGAACGGGTCGTGCTGGGAAAACAGGTCTGGCGATCACTTTCGTCACCTCCCGTGAAATTGACCACCTGCGTCTGATCGAGCGTGCTACGAATCGTCGTATGGAGCGCCGTTCTGTACCATCCATGGCTGAGGCGATGGAAGGACAGCAACGTATGGCAATCGAGAAAATCCTGGAAGTATCAGGAAGAGATAACTTGCAAGCTTACAAAACGCTGGCTGAACAGCTCCTGGAAGATGTGGATTCTGTCACACTCGTATCTGCAGCACTGAAGCTGTTGACGAAAGAGCCGGATATGACGCCTATTCGCCTCACAGAAGAAGCGCCATTGCGTGTCAGCAAAAAGAAATTCCCGCCAAAAGGAAAAGGCACTTCTGGGACTTCCGGTGGTTATGGAGCCAAGAGACCACAACGTCCACGTACAGGTGAATCTCGCCCACGCAGTGGAGAGTTCCGCCCTCGCACTGGAGAATCCCGTCCACGCAGTAACGATTCCCGTCCTCGTGGCGAAAGACAGCGCTAA
- a CDS encoding PH domain-containing protein — MGLFDGLMGNASEVSIAEAHKEFGHVLARNERIEKAYKLIRDLFIFTDKRLILIDKQGLTGKKVEFHSIPYKSITHFSIETAGSFDLDAELKIYISGSQMPLQRQFNKNLNIYEVQSVLADYVLK; from the coding sequence ATGGGCCTGTTTGATGGCTTGATGGGAAATGCATCCGAAGTCAGCATAGCGGAAGCACATAAGGAGTTCGGTCACGTTTTGGCTAGGAATGAACGGATTGAAAAGGCGTACAAACTCATTCGAGATCTGTTTATCTTTACCGATAAACGGTTAATATTAATCGACAAACAGGGACTGACTGGGAAAAAAGTGGAATTTCATTCCATTCCGTACAAGAGCATTACCCATTTCAGTATTGAAACGGCGGGCAGTTTTGACCTGGATGCCGAATTGAAGATATACATCTCGGGTAGTCAGATGCCTCTGCAACGGCAATTCAACAAAAACCTGAACATCTATGAGGTACAGAGTGTTTTGGCTGACTATGTTTTGAAATGA
- a CDS encoding cupin domain-containing protein, with amino-acid sequence MTLYLDYKSPSVQYFDDVNRNRLFTKDQQNYINVLSTQTLNSLDNSSLLDIFMSQGNVVEPHYHQNAAELVYCVFGSANVSFINPFTNEVSTYHITPGQVTNIPQGWWHWEVATENNTHLIAIFNAPIPEVILASDILRLTPSDIMAHTYCLNERQWRDTISPIQMATFIGPPVNCYQGQIQGQAPQQPTPYGYQLPYQQAPIPQQYGYGQPQGSPFAPQGMYPQQPQGNYQQY; translated from the coding sequence ATGACTCTGTATCTCGATTACAAATCCCCTTCCGTACAATACTTCGATGATGTAAATAGAAACAGGTTGTTTACAAAGGATCAGCAAAACTATATCAATGTGCTGTCGACTCAAACGCTGAACTCGTTGGATAACTCGTCCCTGCTAGACATTTTTATGAGCCAGGGAAATGTGGTGGAGCCGCACTACCATCAAAATGCTGCTGAGCTCGTATACTGCGTTTTCGGATCGGCAAATGTTTCCTTTATCAATCCTTTTACGAATGAAGTATCGACGTATCATATTACCCCTGGCCAGGTCACCAATATTCCACAAGGGTGGTGGCATTGGGAAGTCGCTACCGAAAACAACACGCACCTGATCGCTATTTTTAACGCGCCGATACCTGAGGTGATCCTTGCATCCGACATACTGCGCCTAACGCCAAGTGATATCATGGCTCACACATACTGTCTAAACGAAAGGCAGTGGAGAGATACCATTTCACCGATCCAGATGGCGACCTTTATCGGACCACCAGTCAACTGCTATCAAGGACAAATCCAAGGTCAAGCTCCTCAGCAGCCAACCCCATACGGCTATCAGCTTCCTTATCAGCAAGCACCGATCCCACAACAATACGGATATGGACAGCCACAGGGATCACCGTTTGCGCCACAGGGGATGTACCCGCAACAACCACAAGGGAATTACCAGCAGTATTAG